Proteins from a single region of Lates calcarifer isolate ASB-BC8 linkage group LG19, TLL_Latcal_v3, whole genome shotgun sequence:
- the evla gene encoding enah/Vasp-like a isoform X2 → MSEQSICQARASVMVYDDASKKWVPIKPGQQGFSRINIYHNTANNTFRVVGVKLQDQQVVINYSIVKGLKYNQATPTFHQWRDARQVYGLNFASKEEATTFSNAMLFALNVLSSPDSGGPVVQRQNGPSSEESEAQRRMMEQHQMQAHKERERRTSGSVVSTLQYKVSTPPIHPDTPPEYRQYRASTLPPSYVRVASSSPPSSTSSSPSQEKEAGAARDKAQLSSQLSTSLASAFSPVQAGVTTQGRQVRQIPLSPPTAARHLHLQQQQQQQDMMLPPKHGTWSASHLQQMYAQLPPSSSPPVMMAMPVKQGLPPQPVLPVAHPLPPLSARMKPPPLDPNAMMGPHQYPQHQPHPHSNGQPDDSSYSPHSQHLPLTPQLCEAVPLPPLIGHTGPGPAPGHQPQYPSTFHPQQHQQQQQQPPQQQQVYHQQAQPLTTTSSSSPPSYTAMSDGGSPKKTPSPVPQQAPMVSSSPPVSAGHPSMLSVAPPPAAAPAPMAGPPAPPPPPGPPPPMAVPPPMPPPLPTGGGPPGGPPGVQHQPSGLAAALAGAKLRKVHRDESSPPGSGGKSDSNRSSGGSGGGGEGLMQEMNALLARRRKASEKPDEDDSSGRGPGQNSTDAVKKPWERSNSAEKSSLVSRVRPIGSTSESDTEFDRMKQEILDEVVRELHKVKDEIINAIRQEIGRISTS, encoded by the exons ATGAG tgaacagagTATCTGCCAGGCCCGGGCCTCGGTGATGGTCTACGATGATGCCAGTAAGAAGTGGGTGCCCATCAAGCCTGGGCAGCAGGGCTTCAGTCGCATCAACATCTACCACAACACTGCCAACAACACCTTCAGAGTGGTGGGCGTCAAACTGCAGGACCAGCAG GTGGTGATCAACTACTCCATAGTGAAGGGCCTGAAATACAATCAAGCCACTCCGACCTTCCATCAGTGGCGTGACGCTCGCCAGGTTTATGGGCTGAACTTTGCCAGTAAGGAGGAGGCCACCACCTTCTCCAACGCCATGCTGTTCGCCCTCAATGTCCTCAGCTCACCTGACAGCGGAG gtccAGTAGTCCAGCGCCAAAATGGACCCTCCTCAGAGGAAAGTGAGGCACAAAGGAG GATGATGGAGCAACATCAGATGCAGGCGCACAAGGAGAGGGAGCGACGAACGTCAGGATCAG TCGTTTCCACTCTCCAATATAAAGTCTCCACCCCTCCAATCCACCCAGACACTCCTCCCGAGTACAGACAGTACAGAGCTAGCACACTGCCACCCTCCTACGTCCGTGTGGcgtcctcctctcccccctcctccacctcctcttctccctctcaggAGAAAGAGGCAGGGGCTGCTAGGGACAAGGCCCAGCTCTCCTCTCAGCTCTCCACCTCGCTCGCCTCAGCTTTTTCCCCAGTCCAGGCAGGAGTGACCACCCAGGGCCGACAGGTCCGTCAGATCCCCCTGTCTCCTCCCACAGCAGCCCGCCACCTACACcttcagcagcaacagcagcaacaagacATGATGCTCCCCCCTAAACACGGCACCTGGTCCGCCTCTCATTTGCAGCAAATGTACGCCCAGttgcccccctcctcctcccctccagtCATGATGGCCATGCCCGTGAAGCAGGGTTTGCCCCCGCAGCCCGTCCTCCCGGTGGctcaccccctcccacccctgAGTGCTAGGATGAAGCCCCCACCTCTTGACCCGAATGCCATGATGGGCCCTCACCAGTACCCCCAGCACCAGCCCCACCCTCACTCCAACGGCCAACCAGACGACTCCTCCTATTCTCCTCACTCTCAGCACCTGCCACTCACCCCTCAGCTCTGCGAGGCCGTCCCCCTGCCCCCCCTGATAGGTCACACGGGCCCAGGCCCCGCCCCCGGCCACCAGCCCCAGTACCCATCCACTTTCCACcctcagcagcatcagcagcaacaacaacagccaccacaacagcagcaggtgtaCCACCAGCAGGCCCAGcccctcaccaccacctcctcctcctcgccccCCTCTTACACTGCAATGTCTGACGGGGGCTCGCCCAAGAAGACCCCCTCCCCCGTCCCCCAGCAGGCCCCCATGGTCAGCAGCA GCcctcctgtctctgcaggtCACCCATCTATGCTTTCTGTGGCACCTCCTCCAGCCGCAGCTCCTGCACCCATGGCTGGCCCTCCGGCCCCGCCACCGCCGCCGGGTCCACCACCCCCAATGGCGGTTCCCCCACCCATGCCTCCTCCACTGCCCACTGGTGGAGGGCCTCCTGGGGGGCCACCTGGGGTCCAGCACCAACCCTCAGGACTGGCTGCAGCATTGGCTGGAGCCAAACTACGTAAAGTACATAGG GATGAGAGCAGTCCGCCCGGGTCTGGTGGCAAAAGTGACTCCAACCGGTCTagtggtggcagtggtggtggtggggagggacTGATGCAGGAGATGAATGCCTTACTAGCTCGCAG ACGGAAAGCTTCAGAGAAACCTGATGAA gatGACTCCAGTGGGCGGGGGCCAGGTCAGAACTCAACAG ATGCTGTGAAGAAGCCATGGGAGCGATCCAACTCTGCAGAGAAGTCCTCGCTGGTGTCCAG AGTGAGACCCATCGGCAGCACTAGTGAATCAGACACAGAGTTTGACAGGATGAAACAG GAAATTTTGGATGAAGTTGTGCGTGAGTTGCATAAGGTGAAAGACGAAATCATTAATG CCATCAGACAAGAAATCGGCAGAATCAGTACATCCTAA
- the evla gene encoding enah/Vasp-like a isoform X1 — protein MYSLDDFGEQSICQARASVMVYDDASKKWVPIKPGQQGFSRINIYHNTANNTFRVVGVKLQDQQVVINYSIVKGLKYNQATPTFHQWRDARQVYGLNFASKEEATTFSNAMLFALNVLSSPDSGGPVVQRQNGPSSEESEAQRRMMEQHQMQAHKERERRTSGSVVSTLQYKVSTPPIHPDTPPEYRQYRASTLPPSYVRVASSSPPSSTSSSPSQEKEAGAARDKAQLSSQLSTSLASAFSPVQAGVTTQGRQVRQIPLSPPTAARHLHLQQQQQQQDMMLPPKHGTWSASHLQQMYAQLPPSSSPPVMMAMPVKQGLPPQPVLPVAHPLPPLSARMKPPPLDPNAMMGPHQYPQHQPHPHSNGQPDDSSYSPHSQHLPLTPQLCEAVPLPPLIGHTGPGPAPGHQPQYPSTFHPQQHQQQQQQPPQQQQVYHQQAQPLTTTSSSSPPSYTAMSDGGSPKKTPSPVPQQAPMVSSSPPVSAGHPSMLSVAPPPAAAPAPMAGPPAPPPPPGPPPPMAVPPPMPPPLPTGGGPPGGPPGVQHQPSGLAAALAGAKLRKVHRDESSPPGSGGKSDSNRSSGGSGGGGEGLMQEMNALLARRRKASEKPDEDDSSGRGPGQNSTDAVKKPWERSNSAEKSSLVSRVRPIGSTSESDTEFDRMKQEILDEVVRELHKVKDEIINAIRQEIGRISTS, from the exons ATGTATTCCCTGGACGATTTCGG tgaacagagTATCTGCCAGGCCCGGGCCTCGGTGATGGTCTACGATGATGCCAGTAAGAAGTGGGTGCCCATCAAGCCTGGGCAGCAGGGCTTCAGTCGCATCAACATCTACCACAACACTGCCAACAACACCTTCAGAGTGGTGGGCGTCAAACTGCAGGACCAGCAG GTGGTGATCAACTACTCCATAGTGAAGGGCCTGAAATACAATCAAGCCACTCCGACCTTCCATCAGTGGCGTGACGCTCGCCAGGTTTATGGGCTGAACTTTGCCAGTAAGGAGGAGGCCACCACCTTCTCCAACGCCATGCTGTTCGCCCTCAATGTCCTCAGCTCACCTGACAGCGGAG gtccAGTAGTCCAGCGCCAAAATGGACCCTCCTCAGAGGAAAGTGAGGCACAAAGGAG GATGATGGAGCAACATCAGATGCAGGCGCACAAGGAGAGGGAGCGACGAACGTCAGGATCAG TCGTTTCCACTCTCCAATATAAAGTCTCCACCCCTCCAATCCACCCAGACACTCCTCCCGAGTACAGACAGTACAGAGCTAGCACACTGCCACCCTCCTACGTCCGTGTGGcgtcctcctctcccccctcctccacctcctcttctccctctcaggAGAAAGAGGCAGGGGCTGCTAGGGACAAGGCCCAGCTCTCCTCTCAGCTCTCCACCTCGCTCGCCTCAGCTTTTTCCCCAGTCCAGGCAGGAGTGACCACCCAGGGCCGACAGGTCCGTCAGATCCCCCTGTCTCCTCCCACAGCAGCCCGCCACCTACACcttcagcagcaacagcagcaacaagacATGATGCTCCCCCCTAAACACGGCACCTGGTCCGCCTCTCATTTGCAGCAAATGTACGCCCAGttgcccccctcctcctcccctccagtCATGATGGCCATGCCCGTGAAGCAGGGTTTGCCCCCGCAGCCCGTCCTCCCGGTGGctcaccccctcccacccctgAGTGCTAGGATGAAGCCCCCACCTCTTGACCCGAATGCCATGATGGGCCCTCACCAGTACCCCCAGCACCAGCCCCACCCTCACTCCAACGGCCAACCAGACGACTCCTCCTATTCTCCTCACTCTCAGCACCTGCCACTCACCCCTCAGCTCTGCGAGGCCGTCCCCCTGCCCCCCCTGATAGGTCACACGGGCCCAGGCCCCGCCCCCGGCCACCAGCCCCAGTACCCATCCACTTTCCACcctcagcagcatcagcagcaacaacaacagccaccacaacagcagcaggtgtaCCACCAGCAGGCCCAGcccctcaccaccacctcctcctcctcgccccCCTCTTACACTGCAATGTCTGACGGGGGCTCGCCCAAGAAGACCCCCTCCCCCGTCCCCCAGCAGGCCCCCATGGTCAGCAGCA GCcctcctgtctctgcaggtCACCCATCTATGCTTTCTGTGGCACCTCCTCCAGCCGCAGCTCCTGCACCCATGGCTGGCCCTCCGGCCCCGCCACCGCCGCCGGGTCCACCACCCCCAATGGCGGTTCCCCCACCCATGCCTCCTCCACTGCCCACTGGTGGAGGGCCTCCTGGGGGGCCACCTGGGGTCCAGCACCAACCCTCAGGACTGGCTGCAGCATTGGCTGGAGCCAAACTACGTAAAGTACATAGG GATGAGAGCAGTCCGCCCGGGTCTGGTGGCAAAAGTGACTCCAACCGGTCTagtggtggcagtggtggtggtggggagggacTGATGCAGGAGATGAATGCCTTACTAGCTCGCAG ACGGAAAGCTTCAGAGAAACCTGATGAA gatGACTCCAGTGGGCGGGGGCCAGGTCAGAACTCAACAG ATGCTGTGAAGAAGCCATGGGAGCGATCCAACTCTGCAGAGAAGTCCTCGCTGGTGTCCAG AGTGAGACCCATCGGCAGCACTAGTGAATCAGACACAGAGTTTGACAGGATGAAACAG GAAATTTTGGATGAAGTTGTGCGTGAGTTGCATAAGGTGAAAGACGAAATCATTAATG CCATCAGACAAGAAATCGGCAGAATCAGTACATCCTAA
- the evla gene encoding enah/Vasp-like a isoform X4, translated as MYSLDDFGEQSICQARASVMVYDDASKKWVPIKPGQQGFSRINIYHNTANNTFRVVGVKLQDQQVVINYSIVKGLKYNQATPTFHQWRDARQVYGLNFASKEEATTFSNAMLFALNVLSSPDSGGPVVQRQNGPSSEESEAQRRMMEQHQMQAHKERERRTSGSGPPVSAGHPSMLSVAPPPAAAPAPMAGPPAPPPPPGPPPPMAVPPPMPPPLPTGGGPPGGPPGVQHQPSGLAAALAGAKLRKVHRDESSPPGSGGKSDSNRSSGGSGGGGEGLMQEMNALLARRRKASEKPDEDDSSGRGPGQNSTDAVKKPWERSNSAEKSSLVSRVRPIGSTSESDTEFDRMKQEILDEVVRELHKVKDEIINAIRQEIGRISTS; from the exons ATGTATTCCCTGGACGATTTCGG tgaacagagTATCTGCCAGGCCCGGGCCTCGGTGATGGTCTACGATGATGCCAGTAAGAAGTGGGTGCCCATCAAGCCTGGGCAGCAGGGCTTCAGTCGCATCAACATCTACCACAACACTGCCAACAACACCTTCAGAGTGGTGGGCGTCAAACTGCAGGACCAGCAG GTGGTGATCAACTACTCCATAGTGAAGGGCCTGAAATACAATCAAGCCACTCCGACCTTCCATCAGTGGCGTGACGCTCGCCAGGTTTATGGGCTGAACTTTGCCAGTAAGGAGGAGGCCACCACCTTCTCCAACGCCATGCTGTTCGCCCTCAATGTCCTCAGCTCACCTGACAGCGGAG gtccAGTAGTCCAGCGCCAAAATGGACCCTCCTCAGAGGAAAGTGAGGCACAAAGGAG GATGATGGAGCAACATCAGATGCAGGCGCACAAGGAGAGGGAGCGACGAACGTCAGGATCAG GCcctcctgtctctgcaggtCACCCATCTATGCTTTCTGTGGCACCTCCTCCAGCCGCAGCTCCTGCACCCATGGCTGGCCCTCCGGCCCCGCCACCGCCGCCGGGTCCACCACCCCCAATGGCGGTTCCCCCACCCATGCCTCCTCCACTGCCCACTGGTGGAGGGCCTCCTGGGGGGCCACCTGGGGTCCAGCACCAACCCTCAGGACTGGCTGCAGCATTGGCTGGAGCCAAACTACGTAAAGTACATAGG GATGAGAGCAGTCCGCCCGGGTCTGGTGGCAAAAGTGACTCCAACCGGTCTagtggtggcagtggtggtggtggggagggacTGATGCAGGAGATGAATGCCTTACTAGCTCGCAG ACGGAAAGCTTCAGAGAAACCTGATGAA gatGACTCCAGTGGGCGGGGGCCAGGTCAGAACTCAACAG ATGCTGTGAAGAAGCCATGGGAGCGATCCAACTCTGCAGAGAAGTCCTCGCTGGTGTCCAG AGTGAGACCCATCGGCAGCACTAGTGAATCAGACACAGAGTTTGACAGGATGAAACAG GAAATTTTGGATGAAGTTGTGCGTGAGTTGCATAAGGTGAAAGACGAAATCATTAATG CCATCAGACAAGAAATCGGCAGAATCAGTACATCCTAA
- the evla gene encoding enah/Vasp-like a isoform X3 — MLTPEISPGVLRRVSSAIIVLSPVVQRQNGPSSEESEAQRRMMEQHQMQAHKERERRTSGSVVSTLQYKVSTPPIHPDTPPEYRQYRASTLPPSYVRVASSSPPSSTSSSPSQEKEAGAARDKAQLSSQLSTSLASAFSPVQAGVTTQGRQVRQIPLSPPTAARHLHLQQQQQQQDMMLPPKHGTWSASHLQQMYAQLPPSSSPPVMMAMPVKQGLPPQPVLPVAHPLPPLSARMKPPPLDPNAMMGPHQYPQHQPHPHSNGQPDDSSYSPHSQHLPLTPQLCEAVPLPPLIGHTGPGPAPGHQPQYPSTFHPQQHQQQQQQPPQQQQVYHQQAQPLTTTSSSSPPSYTAMSDGGSPKKTPSPVPQQAPMVSSSPPVSAGHPSMLSVAPPPAAAPAPMAGPPAPPPPPGPPPPMAVPPPMPPPLPTGGGPPGGPPGVQHQPSGLAAALAGAKLRKVHRDESSPPGSGGKSDSNRSSGGSGGGGEGLMQEMNALLARRRKASEKPDEDDSSGRGPGQNSTDAVKKPWERSNSAEKSSLVSRVRPIGSTSESDTEFDRMKQEILDEVVRELHKVKDEIINAIRQEIGRISTS, encoded by the exons ATGTTGACTCCAGAAATTTCACCTGGTGTCCTCAGGCGGGTTTCATCAGCCATCATCGTCCTCA gtccAGTAGTCCAGCGCCAAAATGGACCCTCCTCAGAGGAAAGTGAGGCACAAAGGAG GATGATGGAGCAACATCAGATGCAGGCGCACAAGGAGAGGGAGCGACGAACGTCAGGATCAG TCGTTTCCACTCTCCAATATAAAGTCTCCACCCCTCCAATCCACCCAGACACTCCTCCCGAGTACAGACAGTACAGAGCTAGCACACTGCCACCCTCCTACGTCCGTGTGGcgtcctcctctcccccctcctccacctcctcttctccctctcaggAGAAAGAGGCAGGGGCTGCTAGGGACAAGGCCCAGCTCTCCTCTCAGCTCTCCACCTCGCTCGCCTCAGCTTTTTCCCCAGTCCAGGCAGGAGTGACCACCCAGGGCCGACAGGTCCGTCAGATCCCCCTGTCTCCTCCCACAGCAGCCCGCCACCTACACcttcagcagcaacagcagcaacaagacATGATGCTCCCCCCTAAACACGGCACCTGGTCCGCCTCTCATTTGCAGCAAATGTACGCCCAGttgcccccctcctcctcccctccagtCATGATGGCCATGCCCGTGAAGCAGGGTTTGCCCCCGCAGCCCGTCCTCCCGGTGGctcaccccctcccacccctgAGTGCTAGGATGAAGCCCCCACCTCTTGACCCGAATGCCATGATGGGCCCTCACCAGTACCCCCAGCACCAGCCCCACCCTCACTCCAACGGCCAACCAGACGACTCCTCCTATTCTCCTCACTCTCAGCACCTGCCACTCACCCCTCAGCTCTGCGAGGCCGTCCCCCTGCCCCCCCTGATAGGTCACACGGGCCCAGGCCCCGCCCCCGGCCACCAGCCCCAGTACCCATCCACTTTCCACcctcagcagcatcagcagcaacaacaacagccaccacaacagcagcaggtgtaCCACCAGCAGGCCCAGcccctcaccaccacctcctcctcctcgccccCCTCTTACACTGCAATGTCTGACGGGGGCTCGCCCAAGAAGACCCCCTCCCCCGTCCCCCAGCAGGCCCCCATGGTCAGCAGCA GCcctcctgtctctgcaggtCACCCATCTATGCTTTCTGTGGCACCTCCTCCAGCCGCAGCTCCTGCACCCATGGCTGGCCCTCCGGCCCCGCCACCGCCGCCGGGTCCACCACCCCCAATGGCGGTTCCCCCACCCATGCCTCCTCCACTGCCCACTGGTGGAGGGCCTCCTGGGGGGCCACCTGGGGTCCAGCACCAACCCTCAGGACTGGCTGCAGCATTGGCTGGAGCCAAACTACGTAAAGTACATAGG GATGAGAGCAGTCCGCCCGGGTCTGGTGGCAAAAGTGACTCCAACCGGTCTagtggtggcagtggtggtggtggggagggacTGATGCAGGAGATGAATGCCTTACTAGCTCGCAG ACGGAAAGCTTCAGAGAAACCTGATGAA gatGACTCCAGTGGGCGGGGGCCAGGTCAGAACTCAACAG ATGCTGTGAAGAAGCCATGGGAGCGATCCAACTCTGCAGAGAAGTCCTCGCTGGTGTCCAG AGTGAGACCCATCGGCAGCACTAGTGAATCAGACACAGAGTTTGACAGGATGAAACAG GAAATTTTGGATGAAGTTGTGCGTGAGTTGCATAAGGTGAAAGACGAAATCATTAATG CCATCAGACAAGAAATCGGCAGAATCAGTACATCCTAA